One window of Thalassovita mediterranea genomic DNA carries:
- a CDS encoding FAD-dependent monooxygenase yields the protein MTKTDTLALIAGGGIGGLTAALCLARAGWTVDVYEAADALTEVGAGLQLSPNAMKVFDTLGLSGEIAERGFAPEALELRLGQSGRRVFSVPVNQRADPAWGAPYIQIHRADLLDILAEAARANSSINIHLGAKAAGYETDGATGCLLLEDGTRATGQLILGADGLHSTLRKQMLGDVPARFTGNLAWRLTVPLDKLASPPPPTACVWAGPGRHAVTYRLRGGMLANFVGIVERHDWQGESWTEQGTKAEALSDFSGWDDTLTELIEAADSHYRWALFDRLPLGTWCDGSVTLLGDACHPMLPFQAQGAAQAIEDAYVLASKVKAGGDIPAALRSYEEARKPRTSRIQAASRANMKTFHKRSPAEQAATYGPMWIAGQLLPGVVRSRLDWIYGHDVTATGR from the coding sequence ATGACAAAGACGGACACTCTCGCCCTCATCGCAGGCGGCGGCATTGGCGGCCTCACCGCTGCGCTCTGCCTCGCGCGCGCCGGCTGGACGGTCGACGTCTATGAGGCCGCAGACGCCCTCACCGAAGTTGGCGCAGGCCTCCAGCTCAGCCCGAACGCGATGAAAGTCTTCGACACGCTCGGCCTGTCAGGCGAGATCGCGGAGCGAGGCTTTGCCCCCGAAGCGCTGGAGCTACGGCTCGGCCAGTCCGGACGCCGCGTCTTCTCTGTTCCGGTGAATCAGCGGGCTGACCCGGCTTGGGGCGCACCCTATATCCAAATCCACCGCGCCGACCTGCTCGATATTCTGGCTGAGGCGGCGCGCGCGAACAGCTCCATCAACATTCATCTCGGCGCGAAAGCGGCGGGCTACGAAACCGATGGCGCGACCGGGTGCCTTCTGCTTGAGGACGGAACGCGCGCGACGGGGCAGCTGATTCTTGGGGCCGACGGTCTCCACTCCACCTTGCGCAAACAGATGCTGGGCGATGTCCCCGCCCGCTTCACCGGCAATCTCGCCTGGCGCTTAACTGTCCCGCTGGACAAGCTGGCGTCGCCGCCTCCACCCACTGCCTGCGTCTGGGCAGGCCCTGGCCGCCACGCTGTCACCTATCGGCTGCGCGGTGGCATGCTCGCCAATTTCGTCGGCATCGTAGAGCGCCATGACTGGCAGGGCGAAAGCTGGACCGAACAAGGCACGAAAGCCGAAGCGCTCAGCGACTTTTCAGGCTGGGACGACACGCTGACGGAACTCATCGAGGCCGCCGACAGCCATTATCGCTGGGCGCTCTTTGACCGCCTGCCGCTCGGGACATGGTGCGACGGCTCCGTCACCCTGCTCGGCGACGCCTGCCACCCCATGCTGCCATTTCAGGCGCAAGGCGCAGCCCAGGCCATCGAAGACGCCTATGTGCTCGCCAGCAAGGTCAAAGCAGGCGGCGATATACCCGCCGCCCTGCGCAGCTATGAGGAGGCGCGCAAGCCGCGCACCTCCCGCATTCAGGCAGCCTCACGCGCCAATATGAAGACCTTCCACAAGCGCTCGCCCGCGGAACAGG